From the Salinimicrobium tongyeongense genome, one window contains:
- a CDS encoding DEAD/DEAH box helicase, whose product MTFQDLKLSTPLLNALEDQNISTPTPIQEQSLPVILSGRDMVGIAQTGTGKTLAYLLPLLKSLKYSEQKNPRILILVPTRELVVQVVEELEKLTKYINTRILGIYGGTNINTQKQLVARGLDILVATPGRLYDLAINRDLQLKSIQKLVIDEVDVMLDLGFRFQLTNILELIPGNRQNIMFSATMTADVKKLIEENFKNPETVSVAASGAPLENINQEGFEVPNFYTKVNLLKHLLADKETFHKVLIFAGNKRIADRLFQNLDPLFPEECTVIHSNKTQNYRLRSIRQFGDGFCRILVATDVMARGLDIEQVSHVINFDTPAYPENYIHRIGRTGRAEKEGHAILFTTPSETDDLEKIESLMDLKISLQPLPQEIPVSTELIPEEQPKANEIYNPGKISDEDKPGPAFHEKKEKNKKVNLGGSYRREIKKKYKKPKTRGDKNYNRKKKK is encoded by the coding sequence GTGACTTTTCAGGACCTCAAGCTTAGCACTCCGCTTTTAAATGCACTAGAAGATCAAAATATCTCCACCCCCACTCCTATCCAGGAGCAATCTTTACCGGTGATCCTTTCGGGCAGGGATATGGTGGGGATCGCACAGACCGGTACGGGAAAGACCCTGGCTTACCTCCTACCTCTTTTAAAGAGCCTGAAATATTCTGAACAAAAGAACCCGCGTATCCTCATTTTAGTACCCACCCGCGAACTGGTGGTGCAGGTGGTGGAAGAGCTTGAAAAGCTCACCAAATACATCAACACGCGTATTCTTGGAATTTACGGAGGTACCAACATCAACACCCAAAAACAGCTGGTTGCCCGGGGGCTGGACATCCTGGTGGCTACCCCGGGAAGGCTTTACGACCTCGCCATTAACCGCGACCTGCAGTTAAAATCTATACAGAAACTGGTGATTGATGAAGTAGACGTGATGCTCGATTTGGGTTTCAGGTTTCAGCTTACCAATATTTTGGAATTAATTCCCGGGAACCGGCAAAACATTATGTTTTCGGCCACCATGACTGCCGATGTTAAGAAACTAATTGAGGAGAATTTCAAGAATCCCGAAACAGTATCGGTAGCTGCCAGTGGCGCCCCACTGGAAAACATCAACCAGGAAGGATTTGAAGTCCCGAACTTTTACACCAAGGTGAATCTTCTAAAACACCTCCTGGCCGATAAAGAAACTTTTCACAAGGTGCTCATTTTTGCCGGAAATAAAAGAATTGCCGATCGCCTTTTTCAAAACCTCGATCCCCTTTTTCCAGAAGAGTGTACCGTAATCCACTCCAATAAGACCCAAAATTACCGGTTGAGGAGCATAAGGCAGTTTGGGGACGGATTTTGCCGCATACTCGTAGCTACCGACGTTATGGCGCGGGGCCTGGATATTGAGCAGGTAAGCCACGTGATCAATTTTGACACCCCCGCATATCCCGAAAATTACATACACCGCATAGGCCGTACCGGAAGGGCAGAGAAAGAAGGGCATGCCATACTTTTCACCACTCCTTCAGAAACAGATGATCTTGAAAAGATAGAATCCCTGATGGATTTAAAGATCAGTTTGCAGCCGCTGCCCCAGGAAATTCCTGTGTCTACAGAGCTCATCCCGGAGGAACAGCCTAAAGCAAATGAAATTTACAATCCGGGGAAAATTTCCGATGAAGATAAACCTGGGCCTGCATTTCACGAAAAGAAGGAGAAGAACAAAAAGGTGAACCTGGGAGGCTCTTACAGAAGGGAAATCAAGAAAAAATACAAGAAACCCAAGACCCGCGGGGACAAAAACTACAACAGGAAAAAGAAAAAATAG
- a CDS encoding NADPH-dependent FMN reductase, with translation MTKILAFAGSSSPTSINHQLILNVTRRISDQQVELLELHELEFPVYSIVREKEGFPENVKFLYKKIVEAPALIIAVNEYNSNVSGFFKNIIDWLSRVEKNFLAGKKILLMSTSPGKRGGASALEYCKNQFPRFGGEVVESFSLPQFYENFDSEKGLVVNEVFDLGIIDVVTSFSQNIKEAQ, from the coding sequence ATGACAAAGATCCTGGCTTTTGCCGGCTCCAGCAGCCCAACTTCAATCAACCATCAGTTAATTCTAAATGTCACCCGGCGTATTTCAGATCAGCAGGTGGAGCTGCTCGAACTGCACGAGCTCGAGTTTCCTGTGTACAGCATTGTGAGGGAAAAAGAAGGTTTTCCCGAAAACGTGAAATTCCTCTATAAAAAGATTGTTGAAGCCCCTGCTCTTATTATCGCGGTAAACGAGTATAACTCTAATGTTTCGGGATTTTTTAAGAATATTATTGACTGGCTTTCGCGTGTGGAAAAGAATTTTCTCGCCGGCAAAAAAATACTTTTAATGAGCACCTCGCCCGGAAAACGAGGGGGTGCTTCGGCTTTGGAATACTGTAAAAACCAGTTTCCAAGGTTTGGGGGAGAAGTGGTGGAGAGCTTTAGCCTGCCTCAGTTCTACGAGAATTTTGATTCTGAAAAAGGCCTGGTGGTTAACGAAGTTTTTGACCTTGGCATTATAGACGTGGTCACTTCTTTCTCGCAAAATATCAAAGAGGCGCAGTGA
- a CDS encoding anthranilate synthase component I family protein codes for MRISKKVKIKEDFPVKKALLHWARQFNEVVWLDSNRHEDSYSNFEALLAVDAFTAIQTDASEAFDKLKEYQETTADWIFGYLTYDLKNDVEHLKSENHDGLLFPELFFFQPKKLIIVRKNELELHYLGLVDDELEEDLEHILQKRHFQEEIFPEPEREVRLKPRISRDEYLLKVQEMLGHIQRGDIYEANFCQEFYAEAVKFDPFQKFLALNAISEPPFAAFLKNHDHYLLSASPERYLQKKNRQVISQPIKGTAPRAIFDAEKDKELALRLEKDPKERSENIMIVDLVRNDLSKTAKKGSVEVTELCGVYSFLQVHQMISTIKSQLDEGIAAVEVLRSTFPMGSMTGAPKISAMQVIEELEETKRGLYSGAVGYFEPSGDFDFNVVIRSILYNAASGYVSFSVGSAITAASIPENEYRECLVKAAALKKVLEEQE; via the coding sequence GTGAGGATATCCAAAAAGGTCAAAATTAAAGAAGATTTTCCAGTAAAAAAGGCGCTCTTGCACTGGGCACGCCAGTTCAACGAAGTGGTGTGGCTCGATAGCAACCGGCATGAAGACAGCTATTCGAATTTTGAGGCCCTGCTTGCCGTAGATGCCTTTACAGCTATTCAAACCGATGCTTCGGAAGCTTTTGACAAGCTGAAGGAATACCAGGAAACTACTGCCGACTGGATTTTTGGGTATCTTACTTACGACCTTAAAAATGATGTGGAACACCTGAAAAGTGAAAACCACGACGGACTCCTTTTTCCCGAATTGTTCTTTTTTCAGCCGAAGAAGCTCATCATCGTCAGGAAGAATGAGCTCGAACTGCATTACCTGGGGCTGGTTGATGATGAGCTGGAAGAAGACCTGGAGCATATCCTTCAAAAAAGGCATTTTCAGGAGGAAATTTTTCCGGAGCCGGAAAGGGAGGTCAGGCTGAAGCCGCGCATCTCAAGAGATGAATATTTGCTGAAAGTGCAGGAAATGTTGGGGCATATTCAGCGGGGAGATATTTATGAGGCCAATTTTTGTCAGGAATTCTATGCTGAAGCTGTAAAATTTGATCCTTTTCAGAAATTTTTAGCTTTAAATGCCATTTCTGAGCCCCCGTTTGCCGCTTTTTTGAAAAATCACGATCATTACCTGCTTTCTGCTTCCCCCGAAAGATACCTTCAGAAGAAAAACAGGCAGGTGATTTCCCAGCCTATAAAAGGAACTGCCCCCAGGGCAATTTTTGATGCCGAAAAAGATAAAGAACTGGCGCTTCGGCTTGAAAAAGATCCTAAAGAGCGCTCAGAGAATATCATGATTGTAGACCTGGTGCGAAATGACCTGTCAAAAACAGCAAAAAAGGGCAGCGTTGAGGTGACCGAACTTTGCGGGGTCTACAGCTTTTTGCAGGTGCATCAAATGATCTCTACCATAAAATCTCAATTAGATGAAGGCATTGCCGCGGTTGAGGTGCTGCGCAGCACTTTTCCCATGGGCAGTATGACGGGGGCACCAAAGATCTCTGCCATGCAGGTCATTGAAGAGCTGGAAGAAACAAAACGTGGCCTCTACAGTGGTGCCGTGGGCTATTTTGAACCTTCGGGCGATTTCGATTTTAACGTGGTTATTCGCAGCATTTTGTACAACGCAGCTTCGGGGTATGTGTCTTTTTCGGTGGGGAGTGCCATTACAGCGGCCTCAATTCCCGAAAATGAATACCGGGAATGCCTGGTAAAAGCCGCAGCCCTTAAAAAGGTGCTGGAGGAGCAGGAATAA